The following proteins are co-located in the Oscillatoria salina IIICB1 genome:
- a CDS encoding DUF433 domain-containing protein codes for MSSLLERVTINPRQCGGRPCIRGMRIRVSDVLDLFAAGLSAEEILAEMPDLEADDLKAALLYASRKLNHPVLVV; via the coding sequence ATGTCATCCCTACTTGAAAGAGTCACCATCAATCCCAGACAATGTGGCGGTCGTCCCTGCATTCGAGGTATGAGAATTCGAGTCTCAGATGTTTTAGATTTGTTTGCGGCAGGACTCAGCGCTGAAGAAATTTTAGCAGAAATGCCCGATCTAGAGGCAGATGATTTGAAAGCAGCACTTTTGTACGCATCACGTAAGCTTAATCATCCAGTGTTAGTAGTATAG
- a CDS encoding DUF1636 domain-containing protein codes for MKTEHKILVCSTCASTWQDGKKVGISGGEKLLEELNQQNQVRSQTDKFAIESVKCMSACSHSCVVAFTAPGKFTYVFGNLSHDADRISTTSAAVLDCASLYCQKPDGAMPWVERPEPLKQGIIARIPHHL; via the coding sequence ATGAAAACCGAACACAAAATTCTCGTCTGTTCCACTTGTGCTAGCACTTGGCAAGATGGAAAAAAAGTAGGTATTAGCGGTGGTGAAAAACTACTAGAAGAACTAAACCAACAAAATCAAGTGCGATCTCAAACAGATAAATTCGCCATCGAGTCTGTAAAATGTATGAGTGCTTGTAGTCATTCCTGCGTTGTAGCTTTTACCGCACCAGGCAAGTTTACCTATGTTTTTGGTAATTTAAGTCATGATGCTGACAGGATCTCTACAACTTCTGCTGCTGTCTTAGATTGTGCCAGTTTATATTGTCAAAAACCTGATGGTGCAATGCCTTGGGTAGAACGTCCCGAACCTTTAAAACAGGGAATTATTGCTAGAATTCCTCATCATCTCTAA
- a CDS encoding DUF433 domain-containing protein, which translates to MIPEPTQQPAIVRTERGLTITGTRISLYDIFDLLKAQYPPKLIRDKFNLTDEQIQVALSYIQANKTQVEAEYQEVLQTRKEIRQYWEDRNRQRFYQIAAMPHKQEDSALWAKLEKQKARRSAEK; encoded by the coding sequence ATGATACCAGAGCCTACTCAACAACCAGCGATCGTTCGCACAGAGCGAGGACTTACTATCACAGGCACTCGCATCAGTCTTTATGATATTTTTGACTTGTTAAAAGCTCAGTATCCACCAAAACTTATTCGAGATAAATTTAATCTTACCGATGAGCAAATTCAAGTAGCTTTGTCCTATATTCAAGCAAATAAAACTCAGGTAGAAGCTGAATATCAAGAAGTTCTTCAAACTAGAAAGGAGATTCGTCAGTATTGGGAAGATCGTAATCGTCAACGATTTTACCAAATTGCGGCAATGCCACACAAACAAGAAGATTCTGCTCTTTGGGCAAAACTTGAAAAGCAAAAAGCTAGGCGCAGCGCAGAGAAATAA
- a CDS encoding AbrB/MazE/SpoVT family DNA-binding domain-containing protein has translation MSTVAKWGNSLAIRIPKNIAEKINLKEGTAISITVTDNNIVITPKKTKYTLEELLAGTNSKDFDGEYDGGEPVGEEVW, from the coding sequence ATGTCAACTGTTGCTAAGTGGGGAAATAGTCTTGCAATACGCATTCCCAAAAATATAGCCGAAAAAATTAACTTAAAAGAAGGGACTGCTATTTCTATCACTGTCACCGACAACAATATAGTTATTACTCCTAAAAAAACTAAATATACTCTAGAAGAATTGTTAGCAGGGACAAACAGTAAAGATTTTGATGGTGAATACGATGGGGGAGAACCTGTAGGTGAAGAAGTCTGGTAA
- a CDS encoding DUF5615 family PIN-like protein: protein MIFWVDYNLDGYALVFLGILTKLGWLKLLSIQFMTFRDVGLSMDSKDRTVWDYAEENQMMILTANRNMKGDDSLEEVIRQENTEKSFPVVTISDLERLDEFEYRERCVERLIEIILDIEQYMGAGRLFIP, encoded by the coding sequence ATGATTTTTTGGGTTGACTATAATTTGGATGGCTATGCGCTTGTTTTTCTGGGTATTTTGACAAAATTAGGCTGGCTCAAATTACTATCCATTCAATTTATGACTTTTCGAGATGTTGGACTATCAATGGATAGTAAAGATCGCACGGTTTGGGATTATGCTGAAGAAAATCAGATGATGATTCTTACCGCCAATCGTAATATGAAGGGCGATGACTCGCTCGAAGAAGTAATACGACAGGAGAATACAGAAAAATCATTTCCTGTGGTAACAATTAGCGATCTTGAGCGTCTTGATGAATTTGAATATCGAGAACGTTGTGTTGAACGACTCATCGAAATTATTTTAGACATCGAACAGTATATGGGGGCTGGTAGATTATTTATTCCATAA
- the metE gene encoding 5-methyltetrahydropteroyltriglutamate--homocysteine S-methyltransferase — protein MNISTATIGYPRIGKSREVKKALESFWRNKITAESLLQTVKEVEEASWKTQAEAGIDRIGIGDATLYDRMLDWAVRLGLIPQRFQAFTGLERYFAMARGKEGTPALEMTKWFDTNYHYLVPEINSDITPKADFTGFIDIVKRGQAILGNKAVPIIIGSVTLLRLSRLEQVELGEFLNLLLPLYRSLLTELKALGIEEVQLHEPALVLGDAPSLKEHFQTVYTELATVGIDINLVTYFDDLGESYSWVRELPVAAISLDFTRGNNLDLIKQHGFPEDKRLGVGIVDGRNIWQIRTDKVLPLLSEIKTLTSNISLQPSASLQFVPYDATKEKQLPEQLRNVLSFAEQKLQEVRFLARTLSGDNPQIEQELTEDLINANWEAFYQFNPANDAVKAKVDNLSPQDFQRSLSYSLRIAKQIPLPPLPTTTIGSFPQTQEVRKLRLQFKKGNITESEYQQAIAAEIAKCIKIQEEIGLDVLVHGEFERTDMVEYFGQQLAGFAFTEHGWVQSYGSRYVRPPIIYGDVVRTAPMTLREYKIAQALTTKPVKGMLTGPVTILNWSFPRNDLSRRDQAFQIALALRSEVADLEQAGARIIQVDEPALREGLPLKLERWSDYLSWAVDAFRLATASVAPETQIHTHMCYCEFGDIIKDIERLDADVISIENSRSNNRTLQEVTEGGYSHQIGNGVYDIHSPVVPTTEQLVSQLKAGIANLPLQQIWVNPDCGLKTRCWEEVVPALKNMVEAAKELRDELKS, from the coding sequence ATGAATATTTCTACAGCAACAATAGGATATCCCCGCATTGGTAAAAGTCGCGAAGTTAAAAAAGCATTGGAGTCTTTTTGGCGTAACAAAATAACCGCAGAATCCTTATTACAAACTGTAAAAGAAGTAGAAGAAGCAAGTTGGAAAACCCAAGCAGAAGCCGGAATAGATCGCATTGGGATCGGTGATGCTACCCTTTACGATCGGATGCTAGATTGGGCAGTACGTTTGGGTTTAATTCCGCAAAGATTTCAAGCTTTTACGGGGTTAGAACGTTACTTTGCGATGGCACGAGGGAAGGAAGGAACCCCCGCCTTAGAAATGACTAAATGGTTCGATACTAACTATCATTATTTAGTTCCAGAAATAAATTCTGACATTACCCCCAAAGCGGATTTTACAGGCTTTATTGACATAGTAAAAAGGGGACAAGCAATATTAGGGAATAAAGCCGTTCCTATTATTATTGGTTCTGTTACTCTCTTGCGTTTGAGTCGTTTAGAACAAGTAGAATTAGGAGAATTTTTGAACTTACTCTTGCCCCTTTACCGCAGTTTGTTAACTGAATTAAAAGCATTGGGAATTGAGGAAGTTCAACTACACGAACCAGCTTTAGTTTTGGGGGATGCACCTAGTTTAAAAGAACATTTCCAGACTGTTTATACTGAATTAGCTACAGTAGGAATAGACATCAACCTCGTTACTTATTTTGATGACTTGGGAGAAAGTTATTCTTGGGTGAGGGAATTACCCGTTGCTGCGATTAGTTTAGATTTTACTCGCGGAAATAACTTAGACTTAATCAAACAGCATGGTTTTCCCGAAGATAAGCGGTTGGGAGTAGGGATTGTTGATGGAAGAAATATCTGGCAAATTCGCACTGATAAAGTGCTTCCTCTGTTATCAGAAATTAAAACTCTAACCTCGAATATTTCTCTACAACCGTCAGCATCTTTGCAGTTTGTTCCCTATGATGCAACAAAGGAAAAACAACTGCCAGAACAATTACGAAATGTGTTGAGTTTTGCCGAACAGAAATTACAGGAAGTCAGATTTTTAGCCCGAACTCTATCGGGAGATAATCCCCAGATAGAACAAGAATTAACTGAAGATTTAATTAATGCTAACTGGGAAGCTTTCTATCAGTTTAATCCTGCTAATGATGCAGTCAAAGCCAAGGTAGATAACCTCAGTCCTCAAGACTTTCAACGTTCTCTATCCTACTCCTTACGCATCGCAAAACAAATTCCTCTTCCTCCCTTACCCACAACTACTATTGGTTCTTTTCCCCAAACTCAAGAAGTCCGCAAATTACGCTTGCAATTTAAGAAGGGTAATATAACTGAGTCCGAATATCAACAGGCGATCGCTGCTGAGATTGCTAAGTGTATCAAAATCCAAGAAGAAATCGGCTTAGATGTCTTAGTACACGGGGAATTTGAACGCACCGATATGGTGGAATATTTCGGTCAGCAATTGGCTGGTTTTGCCTTTACCGAACATGGCTGGGTACAAAGCTACGGTAGCCGTTATGTACGTCCACCAATCATTTATGGCGATGTAGTTCGCACTGCGCCAATGACACTCAGGGAATATAAAATAGCTCAAGCTTTAACCACCAAACCTGTCAAGGGTATGTTAACAGGTCCGGTTACTATTTTAAATTGGTCGTTCCCCCGTAACGATCTTTCTCGTCGCGATCAAGCCTTTCAAATTGCTTTAGCCTTACGATCAGAAGTAGCAGATTTAGAACAAGCCGGGGCGAGAATAATTCAAGTAGATGAACCTGCACTACGAGAAGGTTTACCTTTAAAATTAGAACGCTGGAGTGACTATTTATCTTGGGCTGTAGATGCTTTTCGACTGGCGACTGCAAGTGTTGCACCAGAAACCCAAATCCATACTCATATGTGTTATTGCGAGTTTGGGGACATTATCAAAGATATCGAACGTCTCGATGCTGACGTAATTTCTATTGAAAATAGCCGTAGCAATAATCGCACTCTCCAAGAAGTTACCGAAGGAGGCTATTCTCATCAAATTGGCAACGGAGTTTATGACATTCACTCTCCTGTTGTCCCGACGACAGAACAATTGGTTAGCCAATTAAAAGCAGGTATTGCTAATCTTCCCCTACAGCAAATTTGGGTTAATCCCGATTGCGGACTTAAAACCAGATGTTGGGAGGAGGTAGTTCCTGCTTTGAAAAATATGGTCGAAGCTGCTAAAGAATTACGTGATGAACTCAAATCTTAA
- a CDS encoding type II toxin-antitoxin system PemK/MazF family toxin produces the protein MKKSGNKKYTPNRGDIVWLDFNPRTGRKQAGHRPAIETAPIFVIEEICAKLEPWIF, from the coding sequence GTGAAGAAGTCTGGTAACAAAAAGTATACTCCCAATCGTGGCGATATTGTTTGGTTAGATTTTAATCCCCGTACTGGAAGAAAACAAGCGGGACATCGCCCTGCTATCGAAACAGCACCTATTTTTGTAATCGAAGAAATTTGTGCAAAATTAGAGCCTTGGATTTTTTAA